The following are from one region of the Oryzias melastigma strain HK-1 linkage group LG22, ASM292280v2, whole genome shotgun sequence genome:
- the six1a gene encoding homeobox protein six1a, whose protein sequence is MSILPSFGFTQEQVACVCEVLQQGGNLERLGRFLWSLPACDHLHKNESVLKAKAVVAFHRGNFRELYKILESHQFSPHNHPKLQQLWLKAHYVEAEKLRGRPLGAVGKYRVRRKFPLPRTIWDGEETSYCFKEKSRGVLREWYTHNPYPSPREKRELAEATGLTTTQVSNWFKNRRQRDRAAEAKERENSENNNAGGNKQNQLSPLDGGKSLMSSSEDEFSPPQSPDQNSALLLQGNMNHPGASAYPMSGLGAPQSVHGMHGHPHQLQDSLLGPLTSSLVDLGS, encoded by the exons ATGTCAATATTACCATCCTTCGGGTTTACGCAGGAGCAAGTGGCGTGCGTTTGCGAGGTGTTACAGCAAGGAGGAAACCTGGAGCGGCTCGGCCGCTTCCTGTGGTCTCTCCCCGCCTGTGATCACCTCCACAAGAACGAGAGCGTCCTCAAAGCCAAGGCGGTCGTGGCCTTCCATCGGGGGAACTTCCGAGAGCTTTACAAGATCCTGGAGAGCCACCAGTTCTCCCCGCACAACCACCcgaagctgcagcagctgtggcTGAAGGCGCACTACGTGGAGGCGGAGAAGCTGCGCGGAAGACCGCTCGGGGCTGTGGGGAAGTATCGCGTGCGGAGGAAATTCCCGCTGCCCCGCACGATATGGGACGGCGAGGAGACCAGCTATTGCTTCAAGGAGAAGTCCAGAGGAGTGCTGCGGGAGTGGTACACGCACAACCCGTACCCGTCCCCGCGGGAAAAGAGGGAGCTGGCCGAGGCCACGGGGCTGACCACCACGCAGGTCAGCAACTGGTTCAAAAACAGACGGCAGAGGGACAGAGCTGCGGAGGCCAAGGAAAG GGAAAACAGTGAAAACAACAACGCGGgcggaaacaaacaaaaccagctATCCCCTCTGGATGGAGGAAAGTCTCTCATGTCCAGCTCGGAGGACGAGTTTTCTCCCCCTCAGAGCCCCGACCAGAACTCTGCGCTTTTGCTTCAGGGCAACATGAACCACCCCGGGGCCTCCGCTTACCCCATGTCCGGTCTGGGGGCCCCACAGTCGGTGCACGGCATGCATGGACACCCACACCAACTGCAGGACTCCTTGTTGGGACCTCTAACCTCCAGTCTTGTGGATTTGGGCTCTTAA